The genomic stretch ATTAACGGAATTTCATCATTCAACTTTTCTTTAGTTGCTTTAATTGCATCCATTACATAACCTAAAGAATCTTGAATATCTGGAATAATAACAGCGTCTAAATCTTTTTGAGTACGAATAGGATTTGGTAAATAAGGTCCAAAATTTGGTTTCATCTCCACATGAATGTTCATTGCTTGTGGAATTACCAAAATATCAGAAAATAAAATTGCAGCATCCATACCGTATCTACGGATTGGTTGTACAGTAATTTCTGATGCTAATTCTGGAGTTTGACAACGTGTAAAGAAATCGTATTTGTGTTTAATTTCCATAAACTCTGGCAAATATCTTCCTGCTTGACGCATCATCCAAACTGGTGGTCTATCTACAGTTTCTCCTTTTAATGCTCTTAAAAATAAATCGTTTTTTATCATTTTATAGCTTTTGGCTATTAGCTTTTAGCTTTTGGCTTTGGCTTTTAGCTATTCTTTATTGTATTTATTAATCCGTTAATCATCTTGCCTTCTTTTTCTATAAGTTCAAAAATGATCTTTAATTCTTCTGATTCTATTAATTCTAATTCTTGAATTATTATAAGTTGAGTTTCAACCTCAAAAAGCGAACCTATCGCAATTTCTAAAAATCGTTTAAATTCAACTACACTATTTCTACTAGATCCTTCGGCTATATTTGATGGAATTGAAACGGCAGCCCTTGTAATTTGACTTTTCAATCCAAACTTTTCATCAGAAGGTAATTTTTGAGCTATTTTATAAATTTCTTTGACAATAACAATTCCTTGTTCCCAAATCTTTAATTTTCTAAAATTTCTCATAAATTCTCTACTAAAAGCAAATAGCTAAAAGCTATCGGCTACTTTTTTCATAGCCTTGTCAGTTGCATTTGCTATTATTTTTATATCCTTATCTTTTAATGCTGATGATAAAAACCAAGCTTCAAATTGACTTGGAGGTAAAAACACTCCATTTTTTATCATTTCCCAAAAGAAAACACCAAACTTTTCTGTATCAGAAGTTTGAGCTTCTTCAAAATTTGTAACTTTCGTTTTTGTAAAGAACGGATTTAACATAGAACCAAATCTATTTACAGTTAAATCTACGTTGTATTTCTTAGCTGTTTCCAATAAAATCACTTCTATTATCGCACCAACTTCTTCGAACTTTTCATACGGATTTTGTTTTTTCAACTCTGTTAAAGTTGCTATTCCACCAGCCATAGCTATCGGATTTCCAGATAAAGTACCTGCTTGATACATTCCTCCTAACGGCGCAACATTTTCCATGATTTCGTTTCTTGCACCATAAGCACCAACAGGAAAACCTCCGCCAATTACTTTACCTAAACACGTAATATCTGCTGTAACACCTAATAATTCTTGTGCGCCACCAAATTTAGAACGAAAACCGGTCATTACTTCATCAGCAATTAGCAACGCTCCTTTGGTTTCTAAAAATTCTTTTAATTCTTTTAAGAAATTATTTTGCGGAATTACAACTCCCATATTACCACCGATTGGCTCTATGATTACACCGGCAATATCATCGTGCTCTTCAAAGTGTTTTTTTACACTTTCTAAATTATTATATTCTGCTATTAATGTATTTTTTACCGCACCTTCTGGCACACCTTTAGAACCTGGTAAACTTAACGTTGCCAAACCAGAACCTGCTGCAACTAATAATGCATCTTGATGCCCATGATAACAACCAGAAAACTTAATAATTTTATCTTTTCCTGTAAATGCTCTTGCTAAACGAATTCCGCTTAAAACAGCTTCTGTACCAGAGTTTACAAAACGAACTTTGTCCATTTCCGGAAAAGCATCACAAACAATTTTTGCTAATTTTATTTCTGCCTCTGTTGATGCACCAAAAGAATAACCGTTCTTTAAAGCTTTATCAACACCTTTTTGCACTTTTTTATGTCTGTGACCTAATATCATTGGCCCGTAAGAAAGTACTAAATCTACATATTCATTTCCATCAACATCTGTAATTCTAGTTCCTTTTGCTTTTTTAATAAACAACGGATTTCCGCCAACAGAAGAAAATGCTCTTACAGGAGAATTTACTGCACCTACAAGGTTTTTTAAACCCTTTTTATATAATTTTTGTGATTTTTTAAAGCTCATACTTTACCAGTTATTAGTCTTTAGTTGTTAGTCTTTAATATTCTTGCCGCTTCTTTAGCAAAATAAGTAATAATTATATCTGCACCTGCCCTTTTCATAGACAACAGACTTTCCATCATCACTTTTTCTCCGTCAATCCAACCTTTTTCTGCAGCAGCTTTAACCATTGCATATTCTCCGCTTACATTATAACATGCAATTGGTCTATCGAAATTGTTTTTTAAATCTCTAATAATATCTAAATAAGAAAGTGCGGGTTTTACCATTAAAATATCCGCTCCTTCTTGATCATCAAAAGTAGCTTCTCGCATTCCTTCATCACTGTTAGAAGGATCCATTTGATACGTTCTTCTATCACCAAATGTAGGTGCAGAATCTGCCGCATCTCTAAAAGGACCATAAAAAGCTGACGCATATTTTACAGAATATCCCATAATTGGTAAATTAGTAAAACCGGTATTATCTAAAGACTGTCGAATCATATCTATTGTTCCATCCATCATACCAGAAGGCGCAACCATATCTACACCTGCTTTTGCATGAGAAATTACTTGTTTAGCAAGGTTTACCAAAGTTGCATCATTATCTACATCATTGTCATGTATAATTCCGCAGTGACCATGAGAAGTATATTCACAAAAACAAACATCCGTAATTACATATAAACTTGGGTAATTTTTCTTGATAAAACGAATTGCTTTTTGCATAATTCCGTCATCATTCCATGTTTCTGTACCTTCATCATCTTTTTCTGATGGAATTCCAAACAAAAGAACCGCAGGTATATTTAAAGAAACTACCTCATCTAATTCTTTTGAAATTCTATCTAAAGAAAAACGCTTGATTCCGGGCATAGAAACAATTTCTGTTTCTATGTTTTCTCCTTCTTCTATAAAAAGTGGATAAATAAAATCGTCTACAGAGAGTTTAGTTTCTCTAACTAATCTTCTAATACCTTCTGTTTTTCTTAATCTTCTCGTTCTAAACATGTATACTAACTTTAGTTATTTCGAAGAAAACTGACGAAATAATTATTATTAAATGCTCTTTGTCATTAATTAATTTGAAGAAGTTTCTTCTCCGGCATAATGGCTATTTACCAATTCTAAAACACTATCTACACTTGGTAAATTAGCAACTTGTACATTTTCGAAATGCTTTCTAGCTTCTACTGCAGTAGTTTCTCCAATACAAAATGCAGTTTTATCTTTAGAATTCACTTCTAAATAACTGTTTATTCCTGAAGGACTATAAAACAAAACCCCAGAAAATTCATCAGAAATTTTAACCGGACTTAACATTGTCTTGTAAGCTTCTACTTCGTTCACAACAATTTCATGTGCTTGCAAATAGGTAGGAAAAACATCTAATCTTACGTCGCTACAGAAATAAGTAATTTCTTTTACCTCTGTTTCTTTAGAGATATATTCTGCAAGTTTTAAAGCATTTTTAGCAACGTGCGTTACTTTTCCTATTCTTTTTTCTATTAACTTCTTTGTTCTTCTACCAACACAATAGATATTTTTAAAATCTAATTCTTCTTTGGTAAAAGAGTTTAAAATAGCTTCAACACCATTTTGACTAGTAATTGCAACGTTTTCATGCGAATGCTTAACTACTTTTGGTGAAATTCTATTAAATCTTATTTTTATGAAATCACTATCTTCTATACCTATCGCAGAAGAAAGATTTTCTTTTTGTAATTCCGATAATTTTTTAGTTGAATAAACTTTCGCAATCGAATCGTCTTTACCTTCATCTTCTTGCATTAATTCTTTACCACCTCTATTTATTACATAATCGGCGCAATCTTTTGCTAAAAATTTATGACTTCCAATTTTTGCAGTTTTGGTTACTGTAATTTTTTTAGAACCGTCTCTTTTTAATAAAATTCCTTTAAAATTAATTTCGCCCGTTTTATCATCAACATACGCTAAAGCACCTATTGGCGCTGTACAACCACCTTCTAGCAATCTTAAAAACTCACGCTCTATACCAACACAAACCTTAGTTTCATGATGATTTAGTTGCTCGCAAGCATCCATTACATATGTATCGTTTTCTAAAGCAGCAATCATAATTGCACCTTGAGCTGGTGCAGGAATCATCCAAGTTAATGGTATTGCACCTTTATCTCTTAAACCTAATCGCTCTAAACCAGCAGCTGCAAAAACAGCTCCGTTCCAAGTCTCGCTAGTTCTAAGTTTTTCTAAACGCGTATTTACATTTCCTCTTAAATCTTCTACCGAATGTGTAGGGTAACGATTTAACCATTGTGCTTTTCTACGTAAACTTCCAGTTGCAATTACTCCGTTTGGTTGACCAAAAAACTCTTCAGTATCTTTTAAAACCAAAATATCTGTATAGTTTGCACGCTTTAAAACTGCGGCTTGCACAATACCTTCTGGCAATGCTGTAGGTACATCTTTTAAAGAATGTACTGCAATATCAATATCGCCATTTAACATAGCAATATCTAAATTTTTAGTAAAAATACCTGTAATTCCCAATTCGTACAGAGGCTTATCTAAAACAATATCTCCTGTAGATTTTATTGGAACCAAAACAGCTTCATAACCTAATTCCTCTAATTCTTTGCGTACTTTATTTGCTTGCCAAAGCGCTAATTGGCTATCGCGAGTACCTATTCTTATTATTTTTTGCATGGAGTTTTAATTATGATTGAAACACTTTTTGAATAACTTCTATACTTTCTGAAACAGAAGTTTCTTCATCTTTTAAATGCTTAACAAACTGTGTAGTAATTTTTTGTATAAATCTCGAAGTTAAGATTTCTGCCTGATTTTCATCAAAATTTATAATTTTCTTTTTCTGAAAATTAATTTCATCTTTCTTAATAACTTCTAAAGATTCTTTTAACGCGGCAATTGCTGGGGTAAACCTTCTATGGTTTAACCAACTATTAAATTCTGCCTTGTGAGTTTCTATAATTTCTTTTGCAAACGGAATTTCTTGTTGACGAACAGCTAAAGTTTCATCAGTAATTTTAGAAAGTTCATCTACATTCACTAAAGAAACACCTTTAACCTCTAAAACATCTTTTGCCACATTTTCTGGCATCGATAAATCTAAGATTAAAGTTTCTTTTTTATTTACAATATGTTTTTTTGTAATTGTTGGCTTATCTGCACCTGTAGACACAATAATTACATCTGCATTTGCAACCTCTTCTGTTAAGTTTTCGATAACTGATTTACGAATAGAAGCATGCTCTTTTACAAAAGCATCTGTTTTTTCTTCGGTTCTATTGATTAAACTAACCTGTTTATTCTGCGTATATTCTGCTAAGTTTTTACAAGTATGTTTTCCCATTTTACCCAAACCGAAAACTAAAATATTTTTAGAATTGTAATCTGGTAAATTCTTAATAATGTATTGCACTGCAGCATAAGAAACTGATGTCGTACCAGAACTTAACTTTGTATCGTTTTTTACACGTTTACTTGCTTGCAGAACAGAATTTACAAGTCTCTCTATATAAGCATCTGTAGTTTTTAATTGTTTTGCCAATTTAAAAGATTGTCTTAATTGACCAACAATTTCATAATCTCCTAAAATCTGACTTTCTAAACCTGTACCAATCCTAAATAAGTGGCTAATTGCCTCTTGATCTTTATTGATATTACAAATAGCATTAAATTCTTTAACAGTACCTTCAGAAAAATCACAAAGCAATTCTATAAGAAGACAAGGTCTATTGGCAAAACCAAAAATTTCTGTTCTATTGCATGTAGAAATTATAAAGATAGATTTTATACCTCTTTCTTTAGCTGCATTTAAAAGTGCGGCTTGATTTTCTTTGGATACAGAAAATTTACCACGCATTTCTGCATCTGCCTTTTTATAACTTACACCAATATTGTAAAAATGTACTTGTCCTAATTCCTTCATAAATTGTAAAAGATGATGCAAAAATAAAAAGAGCAATCAAAAAAAAGTATCGCTTAAAGAACTTTTAATAACGTTCTGTGTTTTTTAATGCTTTTATTATTAAAAAACATTCTAAAATCCTTATTTTTGTAGTGTTAACAAGTAATTAAACATTTTTTATATAGAATGATTCTAAATAAAAGGAGTTTCAATATTTAAGAAAATTATGTTTAAAAATGTCGGAGAAAGTTCTTTTGATGAAATAAACCTAGAAAAAGGGTTTTATGTTCTTCATTTTCAGAACGAAAGCAAAAATGCAATCAATTTTGAAAGAGATATTGATAGTACATTTATACAAATGCACTTCTGTTTACGCGGTAATTCTAAATTTTTATTTAATTCTGGCGATTATACTTTTGATGTTTTAGACAATCGATCTATACTTTTATACAATCCGCAGAGAACATTACCTATTAATTTAGAAATTCAACCAAAAACAACATTGGTTTCTTTATTAATTTCTATTGAAAAATTTCACTCTTTATTCTCTAAAGAATCAGGCTATATTCCTTTTCTAAGTGACGAAAACAGCAATCGTAAATTTTACGACGATACAGAAATCAAACCAACGGTTTCTATTGTTTTGCAACAAATCATCAACTCTAACATTAACAGCTCTATTAGGCAATTATACGTAAAAGGAAAAATATACGAGTTACTAAGTCTTCATTTTCAAAAAGAAGAAAGTACAGATGCAGAATATTGCCCGTTTTTAGTTGACGAACAAAATGTTATTAAAATTAGAAAAGCAAAAGATATTATAATTTCTAGAATGTCTGAACCACCAAGCTTGCAAGAACTAGCAACTGAAATTGGTTTGAATTTAAAAAAATTAAAAGAAGGCTTTAAACAAATTTATGGCGATACAGTTTATAGTTTTTTATTCGACTATAAAATGGAACACGCAAGAAAATTATTAGAATCTAATAAGTATAATGTAAATGAAGTTGGCTCGCAGGTTGGTTACAGTACCGCAAGTCATTTTATTGCCGCTTTTAAAAAGAAATTTGGTACAACACCAAAAAAATATGTAATGAGTTTAAATAAATAATTATAATTTGGAACAACTTACACATTACGACATCGAAAACAAGCAACAACAATTTCCTATAACAATTGTATGTGATGCTATTAGAACTCCAGAAAATATTGGAATGTGTTTTCGTATTTCTGAAAGTTTTGGTGTAGAGAAAATATATTTTCATGAAAACTCACCAACTACAGAAAATAGAATCGTAAAAAAAACTGCTAGAAATACTCTTAACCAAATACAACACGAAGCTTACACAAATTTCGAAACATTAATTTCTGAATTAAAAGCAGCTGGTAACACAATTATTGGTATAGAAATTACTGATAAAAGTATCGATATTCAAGATTTTAATTTTAAAAATCACGAAAAAATCGTATTACTTTTGGGTAGCGAAAGAAACGGTATCGAAAATATAAACTTAGTAGATAAAACTGTTGCAATACCAATGTTTGGCAGAAACTCTAGCATGAATGTAATACATAGTTTAGCGATAACTTTATATGAAGTTACCAATCAAATATCAAAAAAATAAGTAAACAACCACTTTTGAAGCATATATAAATGAAAGGTATTTTATTAAACAATTTAGGGTCACCAGATTCTACGGATACAAAAGATGTAAAAAAATATTTAGGAGAATTTTTAATGGACGAGCGTGTAATTGATATTCCTTTTTGGAAACGCTGGATTCTTATTAAAGGAATTATCTTAAAAATTAGACCAAAAAAATCAGGTGCAGCTTACAAAAAAATTTGGTGGAAAGAAGGTTCTCCATTAGTTGTAATTTCTGAAAGGTTTACTAAAAAAGTTGCCAAAAAAGTAGATATTCCTGTAGAATTAGCAATGCGCTATGGTTCTATGTCTATGGAAAAAGGGATTAAAAACCTGGTTGATAAAGGTGTAACAGAAATTATGTTGGTTCCTTTATATCCGCATTACGCAATGTCTTCTTACGAAACTGTTGTTGTTTTAGCAGAAGAAATTATTGCAGAGAAATATCCGCAGGTAAAATTAGATACTTTACCACCGTTTTATAACAAACCAGATTATATAAAAGCGATGAGCAATAATATTGCAAATCATTTAAAAGGTTTCGATTATGATCATGTTTTATTTTCTTACCACGGAATTCCAGAACGTCACATCAAAAAATCTGACCCAACAAACAGTCATTGTAAAATAGATGGTTCTTGTTGCGAACGAAATTCTGTAGCGCATCATACTTGTTATAGACATCAATGTTTTGAAACTACAAAAGCAATTGCTAAAGAATTAGGTTTGGACGAAACAAATCATAGCAATTCATTTCAATCTCGATTATTAAAAGATCCTTGGTTAAAACCTTACACAGATTTCGAATTAGAAAAATTTCCAACAATTGGTAAAAAGAAACTTGCTGTAATTACACCCGCTTTTGTTGCTGATTGTTTAGAAACTTTAGAAGAAATTGCCATGGAAGGTAAAGAAGAATTTTTAGAAGCTGGCGGTACAGAGTACAAACACATACCTTGTATGAACGACAATGATGATTGGGTAGACGTTATGGTTTCTTGGATAAATGATTGGAAAAACAAATAATTTATATGGATTTTCTTTACGTTAAAGCATTACATATCGTTTTTGTAGTAACTTGGTTTGCAGGTTTATTTTATATTCCGAG from Polaribacter marinaquae encodes the following:
- the hemH gene encoding ferrochelatase, translated to MKGILLNNLGSPDSTDTKDVKKYLGEFLMDERVIDIPFWKRWILIKGIILKIRPKKSGAAYKKIWWKEGSPLVVISERFTKKVAKKVDIPVELAMRYGSMSMEKGIKNLVDKGVTEIMLVPLYPHYAMSSYETVVVLAEEIIAEKYPQVKLDTLPPFYNKPDYIKAMSNNIANHLKGFDYDHVLFSYHGIPERHIKKSDPTNSHCKIDGSCCERNSVAHHTCYRHQCFETTKAIAKELGLDETNHSNSFQSRLLKDPWLKPYTDFELEKFPTIGKKKLAVITPAFVADCLETLEEIAMEGKEEFLEAGGTEYKHIPCMNDNDDWVDVMVSWINDWKNK
- a CDS encoding helix-turn-helix domain-containing protein, encoding MFKNVGESSFDEINLEKGFYVLHFQNESKNAINFERDIDSTFIQMHFCLRGNSKFLFNSGDYTFDVLDNRSILLYNPQRTLPINLEIQPKTTLVSLLISIEKFHSLFSKESGYIPFLSDENSNRKFYDDTEIKPTVSIVLQQIINSNINSSIRQLYVKGKIYELLSLHFQKEESTDAEYCPFLVDEQNVIKIRKAKDIIISRMSEPPSLQELATEIGLNLKKLKEGFKQIYGDTVYSFLFDYKMEHARKLLESNKYNVNEVGSQVGYSTASHFIAAFKKKFGTTPKKYVMSLNK
- the hemB gene encoding porphobilinogen synthase — translated: MFRTRRLRKTEGIRRLVRETKLSVDDFIYPLFIEEGENIETEIVSMPGIKRFSLDRISKELDEVVSLNIPAVLLFGIPSEKDDEGTETWNDDGIMQKAIRFIKKNYPSLYVITDVCFCEYTSHGHCGIIHDNDVDNDATLVNLAKQVISHAKAGVDMVAPSGMMDGTIDMIRQSLDNTGFTNLPIMGYSVKYASAFYGPFRDAADSAPTFGDRRTYQMDPSNSDEGMREATFDDQEGADILMVKPALSYLDIIRDLKNNFDRPIACYNVSGEYAMVKAAAEKGWIDGEKVMMESLLSMKRAGADIIITYFAKEAARILKTNN
- the hemA gene encoding glutamyl-tRNA reductase, translated to MKELGQVHFYNIGVSYKKADAEMRGKFSVSKENQAALLNAAKERGIKSIFIISTCNRTEIFGFANRPCLLIELLCDFSEGTVKEFNAICNINKDQEAISHLFRIGTGLESQILGDYEIVGQLRQSFKLAKQLKTTDAYIERLVNSVLQASKRVKNDTKLSSGTTSVSYAAVQYIIKNLPDYNSKNILVFGLGKMGKHTCKNLAEYTQNKQVSLINRTEEKTDAFVKEHASIRKSVIENLTEEVANADVIIVSTGADKPTITKKHIVNKKETLILDLSMPENVAKDVLEVKGVSLVNVDELSKITDETLAVRQQEIPFAKEIIETHKAEFNSWLNHRRFTPAIAALKESLEVIKKDEINFQKKKIINFDENQAEILTSRFIQKITTQFVKHLKDEETSVSESIEVIQKVFQS
- the hemC gene encoding hydroxymethylbilane synthase yields the protein MQKIIRIGTRDSQLALWQANKVRKELEELGYEAVLVPIKSTGDIVLDKPLYELGITGIFTKNLDIAMLNGDIDIAVHSLKDVPTALPEGIVQAAVLKRANYTDILVLKDTEEFFGQPNGVIATGSLRRKAQWLNRYPTHSVEDLRGNVNTRLEKLRTSETWNGAVFAAAGLERLGLRDKGAIPLTWMIPAPAQGAIMIAALENDTYVMDACEQLNHHETKVCVGIEREFLRLLEGGCTAPIGALAYVDDKTGEINFKGILLKRDGSKKITVTKTAKIGSHKFLAKDCADYVINRGGKELMQEDEGKDDSIAKVYSTKKLSELQKENLSSAIGIEDSDFIKIRFNRISPKVVKHSHENVAITSQNGVEAILNSFTKEELDFKNIYCVGRRTKKLIEKRIGKVTHVAKNALKLAEYISKETEVKEITYFCSDVRLDVFPTYLQAHEIVVNEVEAYKTMLSPVKISDEFSGVLFYSPSGINSYLEVNSKDKTAFCIGETTAVEARKHFENVQVANLPSVDSVLELVNSHYAGEETSSN
- the hemL gene encoding glutamate-1-semialdehyde 2,1-aminomutase, producing MSFKKSQKLYKKGLKNLVGAVNSPVRAFSSVGGNPLFIKKAKGTRITDVDGNEYVDLVLSYGPMILGHRHKKVQKGVDKALKNGYSFGASTEAEIKLAKIVCDAFPEMDKVRFVNSGTEAVLSGIRLARAFTGKDKIIKFSGCYHGHQDALLVAAGSGLATLSLPGSKGVPEGAVKNTLIAEYNNLESVKKHFEEHDDIAGVIIEPIGGNMGVVIPQNNFLKELKEFLETKGALLIADEVMTGFRSKFGGAQELLGVTADITCLGKVIGGGFPVGAYGARNEIMENVAPLGGMYQAGTLSGNPIAMAGGIATLTELKKQNPYEKFEEVGAIIEVILLETAKKYNVDLTVNRFGSMLNPFFTKTKVTNFEEAQTSDTEKFGVFFWEMIKNGVFLPPSQFEAWFLSSALKDKDIKIIANATDKAMKKVADSF
- a CDS encoding four helix bundle protein, translating into MRNFRKLKIWEQGIVIVKEIYKIAQKLPSDEKFGLKSQITRAAVSIPSNIAEGSSRNSVVEFKRFLEIAIGSLFEVETQLIIIQELELIESEELKIIFELIEKEGKMINGLINTIKNS
- a CDS encoding TrmH family RNA methyltransferase; the encoded protein is MEQLTHYDIENKQQQFPITIVCDAIRTPENIGMCFRISESFGVEKIYFHENSPTTENRIVKKTARNTLNQIQHEAYTNFETLISELKAAGNTIIGIEITDKSIDIQDFNFKNHEKIVLLLGSERNGIENINLVDKTVAIPMFGRNSSMNVIHSLAITLYEVTNQISKK